One Candidatus Symbiobacter mobilis CR genomic window, TACCCAGGGCTTGCGACGAGGAACTGTCCTTGGCCCTATCCAGTTCATTCAGCATCACAACAAACTCGTCGCCACCCAGACGGGAAACTGTATCCATTTTGCGAACACAATCGGTCAAGCGTCGCGCCACTTCGACCAACAGCAAATCACCAACAGCATGACCATGCTGGTCGTTGAGCGGTTTGAAATTGTCCAGGTCGATAAACATCAATGCGCCACAGTAACCTGTTCGTTCGCTGGCCGCAAGACATTGACTCAAGCGATCAGCCAGCAAGCGCCGGTTAGGCAGCCCGGTCAATGAATCGTAAAACGCCAATTGACAGATCTGATCTTCCAGGTGTTTGCGTTCAGTGATGTCCTGAACGGTGCCTTGAACTTTGACAATCCGTCCCTCGTCATCACGAACCACTTGCCCCAGACCATGCACCCAGCGTTCAACTCGGTCGTTGTGGCGAATGATGCGAAAGACCCTGTCAAAGGCCTCGCCATTTTGCAAAGTGGCGTTGGCCAACTGTTTGCGCAAAGGTTTTCTGTCTTTGGGATGGATCAAGCTGATCCACGTGGTGCTGTCTTGCACGTGGCCATTGTCAAGTCCCAACAGTTCATTCAGTACTTCGGAATGGTTCCATACGCCCTCCATGACATCGAAAACATAGCTGCCGATCCTGGCGATCTGCTGTGCCTGCCTGAGTGAGCGTTCGCTTTCCATCAGTTCACGGGTTCGCACATCCACCTTGTGCTCCAGCAACTCGTAAGATTCATGCAGTTTGGTGGCCATCCGGTTGAATTCATGGGCCAGGTTTTCTAGTTCGTCACCGGTACTCACCACGATGGGCTGGTCAAACACCCCTTGTCCGATCAATTTGGCACCCTCGCTGAGACTGTGAATCGGAACCATCATTTTGCGTACCAATCCCAGTCCTACAAGAACCGAGATGACAATTCCGATCAAAACCATGAGGGCACCGCGTTTGGCTTGTGCATAAAGGGGTTCATAGGCTTCCGAACGCGCCTGTTCAACAAAAACAAGCCATTTGAGGTAAGGTATGGTGCCATAGGATGTCAAAACTGGCAAGCCATTGACGGAATCAAGGTCTGTGGTTTCAAGGGAGGAAAGCTCTTTTCCTTGAAGGGCTGCCTGGATTTGTGGATGCTGTGAAAGATTGACATGCTGCAATACCAGCCCGATATTGGGGTGTGCAATCAGATAACCTTGCGCATCCACGGCGTAGGCGTGTCCAGACTTGCCCACCTTGATTTGCGTAATGCCATCGAGCAAAAATTCCAAATCAATTTCGACGATGGTGATGCCCGCCGATGGAGGCCCAACGGACATGGCGACCGTCATGTACAGCGCACCTTCGCGCAGATAGACCGGACTGCGGTAGGGCCGTCCGGTTTGAACCTGCCCCCACCATGACGCACGGGAATAATCCCGCCCACTGCCCAGCACGGGCTGCCCACGGCGCGATACGCTCAATACCTCATGGCCATTGAAGTCAACCAGGCTGATGGTCTTGAATGCCGCACGCCGACGGAGTAGCACAACCTCCACTTTGCGTTGCTCCAGAGGTGTGAGTCCTTTGGGGGGGTCAGTGAAGTTGGCCATGTCCTCTTCAAGGTGAATGAGGTACTGGCCTACACGCTGGGCAGCCGCTTGCGCCTTTTCCTTTTGCAACAGGATCAATGCCTGTTTGCTTTCCTGATACGAAAACCAAATCTGAACCAGACCACTGGCCAGCAATGAAACACCCACCAGCACACTGAGCGTCAGTGCATATTTCGTGAACAGCCGACTAACCATCACAGAGGCGTTGCAGCCAGTTATGAATCAGTAAAACGGTTGGTCGTTGGGTCGATCAAAAAGGTCCACCATGGCTGCGCTCATCGGAAAGGCATAGTTCACGCTTTTTGGGGGTATGGGTGACATCAGCCATTTTTGGTAGATGGCTTTGGCTTCACCGGATTTCATGATCCGCGTAATTTCCTGATCGACCACTTTTTTGAAGGCATTGTCACCACGCTGCATGAAACAGGCATAGGCTTCAAACGATGGCGGTGTACCGGTTACCACCCAGTCATCCGGTTTCCACGTTTGATGTACAGCGTTGAAGAGCAATACATCGTCCATCATGTAGGCGTCGGCATGGCCAGCCTGTAAAACAAGAAAGGGGGAGCTGTTGCGGTCAAATGTGGAAACGATGTTGATTCGCATGTTGCGCTCATCGTTCATCTTGCGCAACATCTTTTCGGAGGTTGAAGCAGCAAAAGTCACCACGGTTCTTCCGGTCAGATCAGAATAATCCTTGATGCCGGAATCTTTGCGCGTCATCAATTTGGCGCCCGCCACAAAAATGGTGTTGGAAAAGGTTACCAGATTTTCACGCTCTCTGGTGTGGGTTGTAGCCCCGCAGATGATGTCGATGATTTTGTTTTGTACCATCGGGAAACGGTTTTGCGTGGTGAAAGCCATGGGCTTGACGTTCAGTGCGGGAAGTTTGAGTTCACGCTTGATGGCATCGGCAATTTTCAAGGCAAAATCATACGAATAGCCCAAAGGTTTGCCCTCATCCACACTGTAGGTAAAGGGTGACGTTGATTCGTGGTAACCCACAACGATAGTTCGGGTTTGAGCGATTTTGCCTAAAGTCCCTGTGAACTCTTGCGCATGAGCACAGACGGCCCCGGCAAGCAACAAGGGTGCCCACAGAAGACGGCAGACAGGGTAAGGGGTTACGTCCATGATGTTCCTTTTTTGATGGTTATTGCCTTTGTCGATCACGCCGACAGTGCCGCTTTCGGAAGTAACCGTTTAGCCACACCACCCTCAACTCCCCAAGAGGGCACCATCTTGCCCAAGCAAGTGCTCTGGGATAGCCGGTACAGCCGGTGCAGGCGGACCTTGCCTTGCAGCATGTATCGCATCGGCCAGCAACGTTATCACATCAGCTCCTCGTAGCCTGCATGTGTCGATCACACTGGCCAGCCGTGCGACAGCAAATCAGAGAAGGGCGATACCAGCCGCAGGCCGTGCGCAGGGTAGACAGCGCGGGTGATGCAATCGATCACGCGGTATCTGGAAACCATTCTCCAACTCCAGGTCAATCTTGCCCAAAGCAAGATGGCACCGATGAGTGAATGCGCCTTTTTGGGCTTCACGATCAAGGGCAAGAAGATACGCTGTTTGGAATTGAGGTCACGATATAGGCGTTATCGATATGAAAAGCATTTATTTCAAAATATTTAGGGCCAGTCATTGAAACGCATTTTATTAAATCCTGTAACGGTAATTTGGAAATCATCACTGTTATAGTATCGAAATGTGTTGATATAATGATTTATGTAAAAAATGAGGAATGAGTTATAATTTGATATTATGTTTGACTCCGTCAT contains:
- a CDS encoding transporter substrate-binding domain-containing protein, producing the protein MDVTPYPVCRLLWAPLLLAGAVCAHAQEFTGTLGKIAQTRTIVVGYHESTSPFTYSVDEGKPLGYSYDFALKIADAIKRELKLPALNVKPMAFTTQNRFPMVQNKIIDIICGATTHTRERENLVTFSNTIFVAGAKLMTRKDSGIKDYSDLTGRTVVTFAASTSEKMLRKMNDERNMRINIVSTFDRNSSPFLVLQAGHADAYMMDDVLLFNAVHQTWKPDDWVVTGTPPSFEAYACFMQRGDNAFKKVVDQEITRIMKSGEAKAIYQKWLMSPIPPKSVNYAFPMSAAMVDLFDRPNDQPFY
- a CDS encoding diguanylate cyclase domain-containing protein, with product MVSRLFTKYALTLSVLVGVSLLASGLVQIWFSYQESKQALILLQKEKAQAAAQRVGQYLIHLEEDMANFTDPPKGLTPLEQRKVEVVLLRRRAAFKTISLVDFNGHEVLSVSRRGQPVLGSGRDYSRASWWGQVQTGRPYRSPVYLREGALYMTVAMSVGPPSAGITIVEIDLEFLLDGITQIKVGKSGHAYAVDAQGYLIAHPNIGLVLQHVNLSQHPQIQAALQGKELSSLETTDLDSVNGLPVLTSYGTIPYLKWLVFVEQARSEAYEPLYAQAKRGALMVLIGIVISVLVGLGLVRKMMVPIHSLSEGAKLIGQGVFDQPIVVSTGDELENLAHEFNRMATKLHESYELLEHKVDVRTRELMESERSLRQAQQIARIGSYVFDVMEGVWNHSEVLNELLGLDNGHVQDSTTWISLIHPKDRKPLRKQLANATLQNGEAFDRVFRIIRHNDRVERWVHGLGQVVRDDEGRIVKVQGTVQDITERKHLEDQICQLAFYDSLTGLPNRRLLADRLSQCLAASERTGYCGALMFIDLDNFKPLNDQHGHAVGDLLLVEVARRLTDCVRKMDTVSRLGGDEFVVMLNELDRAKDSSSSQALGIAKKIRSTLSLPYRLMVAAHETVEHHCTASIGLTVFLHHESSIEDILKHADLAMYEAKEAGRNTVRLYRGEQTLVCLESTG